Proteins encoded within one genomic window of Halocatena marina:
- the mutL gene encoding DNA mismatch repair endonuclease MutL, producing MSDEQDERIHELDDRTIERIAAGEVVERPASAVKELIENSLDADASRVTVAVEAGGTERIQVSDDGTGMTEADAKRAVEKHTTSKIDDINDLEAGVRTLGFRGEALHAISAVSRVTVTTKPRDGTRGTEVRIEGGERTHVGPAGCPEGTTVEVTDLFYNVPARRKYLKQESTEFDHIQRVVTGYALSNPGVSFTLEHDGRERFSTSGRGDLQGTVMAVYGREVASAMIDLSDDDLPDGPLTEIEGLVSHPETNRASREYCTAFVNGRYVTARAVREAIIEAYGSQLAPDRYPFAVVVLDLDPEQVDVNVHPRKLEVRFADETKAREQVRYAVENALLDAGLIRSSAPRGRSAPKQTELEPGQESTDEDLDREQSSDSTTGESTDRDEKGGREKRTDENESDPKRSQESAPTVSETETVPSETEPSEIEPSRQSAGQNAPVTEQEGNESGEAERTEATGTSTDVRTNQQAQSTESRTSTESDPHISTSIESGSTEDSDSFEQERRFRRSTTQTRLGDDAPEPTSEFDRLPSLRVLGQIHDTYLIAETDDGLVLIDQHAADERVNYERLKREFAEETTAQALAEPVRLELTAREATLFEEYVDALAQLGFHASLVEERVAEVRTVPGLLAGSVGPTLVRDLLTAFVTGDSASTVEAAADDLLSDLACYPSITGNTSLTEGSIIDLLRTLDDCENPYACPHGRPVIIEISQRELEERFERDYPGHDGRRE from the coding sequence ATGAGTGACGAACAGGACGAGCGCATTCACGAACTCGATGATCGGACGATCGAGCGCATCGCTGCTGGGGAGGTGGTCGAACGTCCTGCGTCTGCGGTCAAGGAACTCATCGAGAACAGTCTCGATGCAGACGCATCACGCGTGACAGTCGCTGTCGAAGCAGGGGGAACAGAGCGAATTCAGGTGAGCGATGACGGCACCGGAATGACGGAAGCGGACGCAAAACGGGCGGTCGAGAAGCATACGACCAGCAAGATCGACGACATCAACGATCTCGAAGCAGGTGTCCGGACGCTCGGATTTCGAGGCGAGGCGCTACACGCAATCAGCGCGGTGTCGCGGGTGACAGTAACGACAAAGCCACGTGATGGGACCCGAGGCACCGAAGTTCGTATCGAAGGCGGCGAACGGACACACGTTGGTCCAGCGGGCTGTCCTGAGGGAACGACCGTCGAGGTGACGGACCTCTTCTACAACGTTCCTGCGCGGCGCAAATATCTGAAGCAAGAGAGCACCGAATTCGATCACATCCAGCGCGTCGTGACTGGCTATGCGCTTTCGAATCCCGGCGTGTCGTTCACCCTCGAACACGACGGACGGGAGCGCTTTTCGACGAGCGGACGGGGAGATCTGCAAGGAACAGTGATGGCCGTCTACGGCCGCGAGGTGGCGAGCGCGATGATCGATCTCTCCGATGATGACCTTCCCGATGGACCACTCACTGAGATCGAGGGGCTGGTGAGTCATCCAGAGACGAACCGCGCAAGCCGTGAGTACTGCACGGCATTTGTCAACGGACGGTACGTCACAGCGCGAGCAGTGCGCGAGGCGATTATCGAGGCGTACGGATCGCAACTCGCGCCGGATCGATATCCGTTCGCTGTCGTTGTGCTGGATCTCGATCCGGAACAGGTCGACGTGAACGTCCATCCCAGAAAGCTAGAGGTGCGCTTTGCAGACGAAACCAAAGCGAGAGAGCAAGTTCGATACGCGGTCGAAAATGCGCTGCTGGACGCTGGATTAATTCGTTCGAGTGCACCACGCGGACGATCAGCACCCAAACAGACCGAACTCGAACCAGGTCAGGAATCGACAGATGAGGATCTGGATCGAGAGCAATCGTCTGACAGCACCACGGGAGAATCAACCGACAGAGACGAGAAAGGTGGGAGGGAGAAGAGAACGGACGAGAACGAATCAGATCCCAAACGGAGCCAAGAAAGTGCACCGACAGTATCCGAGACTGAAACCGTACCGTCTGAGACCGAGCCGTCCGAGATCGAACCGAGTAGACAAAGCGCCGGGCAGAACGCGCCGGTGACCGAGCAGGAAGGAAACGAGTCAGGAGAAGCTGAAAGAACAGAGGCAACGGGTACGAGCACGGACGTCAGAACAAACCAACAAGCACAATCAACGGAGAGCAGGACCAGTACCGAGAGTGATCCCCACATCAGTACCAGTATTGAGAGTGGCTCTACCGAGGACAGTGACAGCTTTGAGCAGGAGCGTCGATTTCGTCGTTCGACGACCCAGACGCGACTGGGCGACGATGCACCGGAACCGACATCGGAGTTCGATCGTCTCCCATCATTGCGCGTACTTGGCCAGATTCACGACACGTATCTCATCGCAGAGACAGACGACGGACTGGTGCTCATCGACCAGCACGCGGCCGACGAACGAGTCAATTACGAGCGATTGAAGCGAGAGTTTGCAGAGGAAACGACCGCACAGGCACTCGCAGAGCCAGTACGCCTCGAACTCACAGCACGAGAGGCGACCCTCTTCGAGGAGTACGTGGACGCGCTTGCCCAACTCGGATTTCACGCATCACTCGTTGAGGAGCGGGTCGCTGAGGTTCGGACTGTCCCCGGTCTGCTCGCAGGGTCTGTCGGACCGACGCTCGTCCGCGATCTCTTAACGGCGTTCGTCACCGGCGACAGCGCGAGCACAGTCGAGGCAGCGGCTGATGACCTCCTCTCGGATCTTGCTTGCTACCCTTCAATCACGGGGAACACGTCACTGACTGAAGGATCGATCATCGATCTCCTCCGCACGCTCGATGACTGTGAGAACCCATACGCCTGCCCACACGGCCGACCGGTCATTATCGAGATTAGCCAGCGAGAACTGGAAGAACGATTCGAACGCGACTACCCGGGCCACGACGGACGACGAGAGTAA
- the mutS gene encoding DNA mismatch repair protein MutS — protein MTAEGIVGEYLALKRESEADLLAMQMGDFYEFFHEDAVTVGQELDLKVSERSSGGKTYKMAGVPVDDLTPYVSGLVERGYRVAVADQHETENGHERSITRVVTPGTLLETTTEDAQYLAAIVEGGSEGRTDEDEYGLAFVDITTGQFHVTTVSEEDSVLTECYRFTPTEVLPGPDVRGNDRLLERLHERVETNSTLHATAAFEPGRARHTVREQFGEIEASVGLENEAAIRAAGASLSYIEETGMGALAAVTRLQRYQADDHVELDATTQRNLELAETMTGSGKSLFETIDHTVTSAGGRLLKEWLTRPRRSRGELERRQACIAALCETAMVREELRELLGNVSDLERLASRSVSGSADAHDLLRMRDTLALLPQVGERIERTNRLAGSPLSDIITRPDRTAAADLHTALEDALAEDPPQTLTQGGLIRKGFDDELDALIEEHEGATEWIETLAEREQNRHNIGRLTVDRNKTDGYYIQVPKSETANVPEEYEGIKTLKNSQRYVTDDLREHERDILRLEEQRGELEYELFEELRTQAAEQASLLQDVGRALAELDTLMGLAVHAVRHDWTQPTLTAPGPIDIETGRHPVVETQTEFVPNDLSMTEDWRFLVVTGPNMSGKSTYMRQTALIVLLAQIGSFIPAHSATIGLVDGIYTRVGALDELAQGRSTFMVEMQELSNILHSATEDSLVILDEVGRGTATYDGISIAWAATEYLHNQIKSKTLFATHYHELTDLADRLPGVHNVHMAAEDRDGDVTFLWTIDDGPADRSYGVHVAELASVPEPVVDRARTVLRRLREDKAINVRGGESTGDDTQQVVFDLGSGQFRRTSADGGDDASLDPDKKAVLEALEGVNVNEESPVDLMGKVKQWQEQLEE, from the coding sequence ATGACTGCGGAGGGAATCGTCGGCGAGTATCTCGCGTTGAAACGCGAGTCAGAAGCCGACTTGCTGGCGATGCAGATGGGTGATTTCTACGAATTCTTTCACGAGGACGCGGTGACGGTCGGTCAGGAACTCGATTTGAAGGTTTCAGAACGGTCGAGCGGTGGGAAGACGTACAAGATGGCAGGTGTTCCGGTGGACGATCTCACGCCCTACGTGAGTGGACTGGTCGAGCGCGGCTACCGGGTCGCTGTTGCGGACCAACACGAAACCGAGAACGGCCATGAGCGCTCGATAACGCGGGTCGTAACTCCGGGGACGCTACTCGAAACGACGACAGAAGACGCACAGTATCTCGCGGCCATCGTCGAAGGAGGCTCTGAAGGACGGACAGATGAGGACGAATACGGTCTCGCGTTCGTCGATATCACGACCGGTCAGTTCCACGTTACAACGGTCTCCGAAGAGGATAGTGTGCTCACCGAGTGCTATCGGTTCACCCCGACAGAGGTTCTCCCGGGACCCGACGTCCGTGGAAACGACCGTCTCCTCGAACGACTGCACGAGCGTGTCGAAACGAACAGCACACTGCACGCAACAGCTGCCTTCGAACCCGGACGGGCGCGACACACCGTGCGCGAGCAGTTCGGGGAGATCGAAGCGAGCGTCGGTCTCGAAAACGAAGCGGCAATCCGGGCGGCTGGGGCTTCGCTATCGTACATCGAAGAGACAGGGATGGGCGCACTCGCGGCCGTGACGCGGCTACAGCGCTATCAGGCGGACGACCACGTCGAGTTGGATGCGACGACGCAACGAAATCTCGAGCTGGCCGAGACGATGACTGGGTCCGGGAAATCACTGTTCGAGACGATCGACCACACAGTGACAAGCGCCGGTGGGAGACTCCTGAAGGAGTGGCTCACCCGACCGCGACGATCTCGTGGCGAGCTTGAACGCCGTCAGGCGTGTATTGCTGCGCTCTGTGAGACCGCAATGGTCCGCGAGGAACTGCGCGAGTTGCTCGGAAACGTCTCTGATCTCGAACGACTCGCCAGTCGATCAGTCTCGGGAAGCGCGGACGCACATGATCTCCTCCGAATGCGGGACACGCTCGCACTGTTGCCACAAGTAGGCGAGCGCATCGAACGGACAAATCGGCTGGCTGGGTCGCCGCTTTCAGACATCATTACGCGCCCGGACCGCACGGCAGCAGCAGATCTCCACACTGCGCTCGAAGACGCACTCGCCGAAGACCCACCGCAGACGCTCACCCAAGGGGGACTGATCCGGAAAGGGTTCGACGACGAACTCGATGCACTCATCGAGGAACACGAGGGAGCCACTGAATGGATCGAGACACTCGCAGAACGCGAACAGAACCGTCACAACATCGGACGACTCACGGTCGATCGCAACAAGACCGACGGCTACTACATTCAGGTGCCAAAATCGGAGACAGCGAACGTTCCAGAGGAGTACGAGGGAATCAAGACGCTCAAAAACTCCCAGCGGTACGTCACCGACGACCTCCGCGAACACGAACGCGACATCCTCCGCCTCGAAGAGCAACGCGGTGAGTTGGAGTACGAACTCTTCGAAGAACTGCGAACACAGGCAGCCGAACAGGCGAGCCTGCTACAGGACGTGGGACGGGCACTCGCAGAGCTCGATACGCTGATGGGTCTCGCTGTCCACGCCGTGCGCCACGACTGGACGCAGCCGACACTCACAGCCCCCGGTCCGATCGATATCGAAACCGGCCGCCATCCCGTCGTGGAAACACAGACCGAGTTCGTCCCGAACGATCTGTCGATGACCGAGGATTGGCGCTTTCTCGTCGTGACGGGACCGAACATGAGCGGGAAATCAACGTATATGCGACAGACAGCGTTGATCGTCCTTCTCGCCCAGATCGGGAGCTTTATCCCCGCACACAGCGCGACAATCGGTCTCGTCGACGGAATCTACACTCGCGTCGGTGCGCTCGATGAACTCGCGCAGGGCCGTTCGACGTTCATGGTCGAAATGCAAGAGCTATCGAACATCCTCCATTCAGCGACAGAGGACTCACTCGTCATTCTCGACGAGGTCGGCCGTGGCACCGCGACCTACGATGGGATATCCATCGCGTGGGCCGCAACGGAGTATCTTCACAACCAGATCAAATCGAAAACGCTGTTCGCCACACACTATCACGAGCTGACCGATCTCGCGGATCGACTTCCGGGCGTTCACAACGTCCACATGGCCGCCGAGGACCGAGATGGGGATGTGACGTTCCTCTGGACGATCGACGACGGCCCTGCTGATCGGTCGTACGGAGTCCACGTCGCCGAATTGGCGAGCGTACCAGAGCCGGTTGTGGATCGTGCTCGGACCGTCCTCAGGCGGCTCCGTGAGGACAAGGCCATTAACGTGCGCGGTGGTGAGAGCACGGGCGATGATACACAACAGGTCGTCTTCGACCTCGGGTCGGGACAGTTCCGCCGGACAAGCGCAGACGGTGGCGACGATGCGTCGTTGGACCCGGACAAAAAGGCGGTGCTGGAGGCGTTAGAGGGTGTAAACGTAAACGAAGAATCGCCCGTCGACTTGATGGGAAAAGTGAAGCAGTGGCAAGAGCAGTTAGAGGAGTAG
- a CDS encoding AAA family ATPase, with protein MRSIAVLGAVGGAGTTRTCLEFGSILARDGRSVAILDAAYATQGLSDHVRGRITCDMTALVLNDSPLESGLVDFDLSDRSGRLACCPAHAPFERLARAKTPEAAQRFEERIEEAVRSFDHVLVDTPPVAANQAIAAVTSVERVALVAPADQRGSDGISRLCDRLTDIGISTFWTIRTNATEETLDADGILPTPDVTDPNSVPTTIRGGGQFTTAVADAVETVLDTDLGVELQTGGLFS; from the coding sequence ATGCGAAGCATAGCAGTGCTCGGGGCAGTCGGTGGGGCTGGTACGACTCGAACGTGTCTCGAATTCGGCTCAATACTAGCCCGCGACGGTCGATCGGTTGCGATTTTAGACGCGGCGTACGCAACCCAAGGACTTTCTGATCACGTCCGTGGTCGCATCACGTGCGATATGACTGCTCTTGTACTCAACGATTCTCCACTCGAATCTGGACTTGTTGACTTCGATCTTTCCGATCGTTCGGGACGGCTCGCTTGTTGTCCCGCCCACGCACCGTTCGAACGACTCGCGCGAGCGAAAACGCCCGAAGCAGCCCAGCGTTTCGAGGAGCGGATTGAGGAGGCGGTGCGTTCGTTCGATCACGTTCTCGTCGATACCCCGCCGGTTGCGGCGAATCAGGCCATCGCGGCGGTAACGAGCGTCGAGCGGGTTGCACTGGTCGCGCCAGCGGATCAACGCGGTTCCGATGGAATTTCCCGTCTCTGTGATCGACTGACCGATATCGGTATCTCGACGTTCTGGACAATTCGAACGAATGCGACGGAGGAGACGTTGGATGCAGATGGTATCCTTCCGACGCCCGACGTGACGGACCCGAACTCCGTTCCCACCACGATCCGGGGAGGCGGGCAATTTACGACTGCAGTTGCTGATGCTGTCGAGACGGTGCTCGATACCGACCTCGGTGTTGAACTCCAGACCGGTGGTCTTTTTTCTTGA
- a CDS encoding transcription initiation factor IIB family protein codes for MSSTVQCCPECDGRVRVDGTENICERCGLILGENPIDHGPEWRSFDDDDTNPARTGAPLTRSRHDRGLSTEIGYSTRLKGRKRRRIARMRRQHSRAQISTKAERNQVYAFTEIRRLTSTLQLPESIRDRACVLFESAQKADLLRGRSLEGFAAAAIYATCRTDSMSRTLGEIVGVARASEAELKTAYDALNRELGLSTGPIDPSEYLARFACELELSPSVERRARELTAMAHDRGFVSGRNPSGVAAACLYTAADEAGHDITQCETADVAGVTPVTLRSTYHDLIND; via the coding sequence ATGAGCTCCACAGTTCAGTGCTGTCCTGAATGCGATGGTCGAGTGCGAGTAGACGGAACGGAAAACATATGTGAGCGATGTGGACTGATTCTCGGTGAGAATCCGATCGATCACGGTCCAGAGTGGCGGTCGTTCGACGACGACGACACGAATCCGGCTCGGACGGGGGCTCCACTGACTCGTTCGCGTCACGATCGAGGGTTGTCGACAGAGATCGGTTATTCGACGCGATTAAAGGGTCGAAAGCGCCGACGGATCGCACGAATGCGCCGCCAACACAGCCGTGCACAGATATCGACGAAAGCAGAACGCAATCAAGTGTACGCGTTCACTGAGATCCGGCGGCTCACGAGTACCCTCCAGCTCCCAGAGTCAATTCGTGATCGTGCATGCGTCCTCTTCGAATCCGCACAGAAAGCTGACCTGCTCCGTGGTCGCTCTCTTGAAGGGTTCGCGGCGGCTGCCATCTACGCTACCTGCCGGACGGATTCGATGTCACGGACGCTCGGTGAAATTGTGGGTGTTGCCCGTGCTTCCGAAGCAGAATTGAAAACGGCCTACGACGCACTCAACCGCGAACTCGGGTTATCCACCGGCCCGATCGATCCGAGCGAATATCTCGCGCGCTTTGCGTGTGAACTTGAGCTATCTCCTTCTGTCGAGCGGCGTGCACGCGAACTGACCGCGATGGCCCACGACCGTGGGTTCGTGTCTGGACGGAATCCGAGTGGTGTCGCCGCTGCCTGTCTGTACACTGCTGCAGACGAGGCCGGTCACGATATCACCCAGTGTGAAACTGCTGATGTAGCGGGAGTGACACCTGTAACGCTTCGGTCGACATACCACGATCTCATCAACGACTGA
- a CDS encoding cell division protein, producing the protein MARAENTEIIDSFEEFYRTYYRNEIGELARKYPNDKRSLYVSWNDLYRYDQSLAEDLRTQPEQFREYAEEALRLYDLPVDVSLGQAHVRTYDLPETTEIREIRAHHCGQLVSLRGIIRKATDVRPKIQEAAFECQRCGSLTRIPQTGGDFHQPHECQGCERQGPFRINFDQSEFIDAQKIRVQESPEGLRGGERPQNIDIHIEDDITGEVTAGDTVRVTGVLHLDQQESHGEKSTMFDIYMEGITVEIEDDRFEDMTITEEDKKRIISLSDENDIYDQMVASMAPSIYGYDDEKLAIILQLFSGVTKNLPDGSRIRGDMHILLIGDPGTGKCVSGETSVRLADGSQAPIRELVESRLDDPEPIDDGVYQSCEFWLPSLDSDGTLTQKRATKVWKRTAPEQMYHIETARGYELEVTPSHPLFVDSDGQFTPVRAESLAVGDPIAVADGYREQNQNQTQSQSLDQEQRISIHSTTATATDGGTDTKSAETSVSHAAPAVVSDRIEAITITEPDEEWVYDLEVAGTHTYLSNDVVSHNSQLLQYVRNIAPRSVYTAGKGSSAAGITAAAVRDDFSEGQQWSLEAGALVLADQGVAAVDELDKMRCVTGDTLVLTGQGTVPIRELACDAASEGKEASHYENGRTIRGMNKEVWTMDDDGRIVRRSIEAVHEYDAPTQLHEITLESGESLTTTADHPFFVLKNDERTEKPAADLARNDLVAVPNPVTDGGTKLNVLHAPLERRDYSGKDVSYRKVERTRSIDDHAYESVYDLTVEGTHNFVANGMIVHNSEDRSAMHEALEQQEISISKAGINATLKSRCSLLGAANPKYGRFDEYESIPEQIDLEPALISRFDIIFTVTDKPNPEKDKELAEHIVNTNYAGELHTHRTETSTSNVSQEEVDSVTEDVEPSIDADLLRKYIAYAKRSCFPMMTEEAKTSIEDFYVDLRSQGTDGDAPVPVTARKLEALVRLAEASARVRLSDTVEKEDVDRILEVVTASLEDIGMDPETGEFDADVIETGTSKSQRDRIRNIKGIISEIEQEYDDGAPIEEILDYAETVGMERSKAEHEIEKLRRQGDVYEPNTGNLRTV; encoded by the coding sequence ATGGCTCGCGCGGAGAACACCGAAATCATCGATAGCTTCGAGGAGTTCTACCGCACCTACTACCGCAACGAGATTGGTGAACTCGCACGCAAGTATCCCAACGATAAGCGCTCGCTCTACGTCTCTTGGAACGATCTCTATCGCTACGACCAATCGCTCGCCGAGGATCTTCGCACGCAACCCGAGCAGTTCCGCGAGTACGCAGAGGAAGCGTTACGGTTGTATGATCTCCCGGTGGACGTGAGTCTCGGGCAGGCTCACGTTCGTACGTACGATCTTCCGGAAACGACCGAAATACGAGAGATTCGCGCACATCACTGCGGCCAGCTGGTGAGCCTCCGGGGAATCATCCGAAAAGCGACGGACGTCCGTCCGAAGATTCAGGAGGCAGCTTTCGAATGCCAGCGTTGTGGGTCGCTAACGCGTATTCCACAAACGGGCGGTGACTTTCACCAACCACACGAATGTCAGGGCTGTGAGCGACAGGGTCCGTTCCGCATCAATTTTGACCAATCTGAATTCATCGATGCACAAAAGATCCGCGTTCAGGAGAGTCCAGAAGGACTGCGCGGGGGTGAACGTCCACAAAATATCGACATCCATATCGAAGATGACATCACTGGCGAGGTTACTGCAGGCGACACCGTTCGAGTGACGGGCGTGTTACACCTCGACCAACAGGAATCCCACGGGGAAAAATCGACCATGTTTGATATCTACATGGAAGGGATTACGGTCGAGATCGAAGACGACCGGTTCGAGGACATGACGATCACCGAGGAGGACAAAAAGCGAATCATCTCATTGTCGGATGAAAACGACATCTACGATCAGATGGTTGCCTCGATGGCCCCGTCGATCTACGGTTACGACGACGAGAAGTTGGCCATCATCCTCCAGTTGTTCTCTGGCGTTACAAAGAACCTTCCGGACGGTTCGCGCATCCGGGGAGATATGCATATCCTCTTGATCGGTGACCCGGGGACAGGAAAGTGTGTCTCGGGAGAGACCAGCGTCCGGCTCGCCGACGGATCACAAGCACCGATCCGTGAGCTGGTCGAATCACGCCTCGATGACCCAGAACCGATCGACGACGGCGTCTATCAATCCTGTGAGTTTTGGCTGCCATCGCTCGATAGCGACGGAACATTAACACAGAAACGAGCGACCAAAGTTTGGAAGCGCACAGCACCGGAGCAGATGTACCACATCGAGACAGCGCGCGGATACGAGCTCGAAGTGACACCCTCACACCCACTGTTCGTGGATTCAGATGGTCAATTTACGCCAGTACGAGCCGAGTCACTCGCTGTTGGCGATCCAATCGCAGTTGCCGATGGATATCGGGAACAAAATCAAAATCAGACTCAAAGTCAGAGTCTGGATCAAGAGCAGCGGATCTCGATACACTCCACGACTGCGACGGCGACCGACGGGGGCACAGACACAAAGAGTGCAGAGACGTCTGTATCACACGCTGCACCAGCGGTTGTCTCTGATCGCATTGAAGCAATTACAATCACCGAGCCGGACGAGGAGTGGGTGTACGACCTCGAAGTTGCGGGAACGCACACGTATCTCTCGAATGATGTTGTTTCGCACAACTCTCAGCTCTTACAGTACGTCAGAAACATCGCGCCGCGTTCGGTGTACACAGCAGGAAAAGGTTCGTCTGCAGCAGGGATTACCGCTGCTGCGGTTCGAGACGACTTCAGCGAGGGCCAGCAGTGGTCGCTTGAGGCGGGGGCACTCGTGCTCGCCGATCAGGGCGTCGCCGCAGTCGACGAGCTCGATAAAATGCGGTGTGTGACCGGCGATACGCTCGTTCTGACAGGGCAGGGAACGGTTCCGATCCGTGAACTCGCATGCGACGCTGCATCCGAGGGAAAAGAAGCGTCTCACTACGAAAACGGACGGACGATACGCGGCATGAACAAAGAGGTGTGGACGATGGATGACGACGGTCGAATTGTCCGTCGCTCTATCGAGGCGGTCCACGAGTACGACGCTCCAACGCAACTGCACGAGATCACACTCGAATCGGGAGAATCGCTCACGACAACGGCCGATCACCCGTTTTTCGTTCTCAAAAACGACGAACGGACTGAGAAACCCGCTGCGGATCTCGCTCGTAACGACCTCGTTGCCGTCCCGAATCCAGTCACAGATGGTGGCACAAAGCTGAACGTCTTGCACGCACCGCTCGAACGTCGTGATTACAGCGGAAAAGACGTCTCGTACAGGAAAGTCGAACGAACGCGAAGTATCGACGATCACGCGTACGAATCAGTCTACGACCTCACTGTCGAAGGGACACACAACTTCGTTGCCAACGGGATGATCGTGCACAACTCCGAAGACCGGTCGGCGATGCACGAAGCACTCGAACAGCAGGAGATCAGCATCAGCAAGGCAGGAATTAACGCAACCCTCAAATCGAGATGTTCGCTGCTCGGTGCAGCCAACCCGAAATACGGTCGGTTCGATGAGTACGAATCAATCCCAGAACAGATCGATCTCGAACCGGCGCTCATCTCCCGATTCGACATCATTTTCACAGTGACTGACAAGCCCAACCCGGAGAAGGACAAGGAACTCGCCGAACACATCGTCAACACGAACTACGCGGGGGAGCTTCACACCCACCGGACTGAGACCAGCACGTCGAACGTTTCACAGGAAGAGGTAGACAGTGTCACCGAGGACGTAGAGCCGTCGATCGACGCTGATCTGTTGCGTAAATACATCGCCTACGCGAAACGGAGTTGTTTCCCAATGATGACTGAGGAAGCAAAAACCTCAATCGAGGATTTCTACGTGGATCTGCGCTCACAGGGCACAGACGGTGACGCGCCGGTGCCAGTGACGGCCCGCAAGCTCGAAGCGTTGGTTCGCTTAGCGGAGGCAAGCGCCCGGGTACGGCTGTCTGATACCGTCGAGAAAGAAGATGTCGATCGTATCCTCGAAGTCGTGACTGCGTCGCTCGAAGACATTGGGATGGATCCCGAAACCGGCGAATTCGATGCTGATGTCATCGAGACCGGAACGTCGAAGAGCCAGCGCGATCGCATCCGCAACATCAAGGGAATCATCTCCGAAATCGAGCAAGAGTACGACGACGGTGCACCAATCGAAGAAATACTCGATTATGCGGAAACGGTGGGGATGGAACGTTCGAAGGCCGAACACGAAATCGAGAAACTACGGCGACAGGGAGATGTCTACGAGCCGAACACTGGCAATCTCCGAACCGTATAG
- a CDS encoding A24 family peptidase — MFVSIPDLLRFVTVPVFAWAAYQDVRTRRVPNCVWVPLVAVGLITLTLDGRSVIALSSPEIQSLFFLRVGVSLGVVAPLGYAVWRLGGFGGADAKAIVTLAVVFPTYPEVYVRWTAIPLEPSAVGVFSLTILTNTALISAAIPLVLAGRNAINGRCQPTMFVGWPVSVDRVANVHGQLLQKDGTQDSDSDGLDIDAVRMYLRWRGSTLEAVRQSPATHRDPTSIPTTPNDPGDGSVAEYDERLISSQLYSETRRADRQRIDDREIDAAASDAWGVAAFFADIDGDAYGSTPAQLRAGLELLSSSETESVWVSPGIPFLVVVFFGLLTALTYGDLLASLLQLIGIV, encoded by the coding sequence GTGTTCGTCTCGATTCCCGATTTACTCAGGTTCGTTACCGTTCCCGTTTTCGCGTGGGCTGCCTATCAGGATGTTCGAACCCGACGGGTACCGAACTGTGTCTGGGTTCCACTCGTCGCCGTTGGTCTCATCACCCTAACGCTGGACGGCCGGTCGGTTATCGCTCTCTCGTCACCAGAGATTCAGTCGCTGTTTTTTCTTCGCGTCGGAGTGAGCCTCGGAGTGGTTGCCCCGTTGGGATACGCTGTCTGGCGACTGGGTGGCTTTGGCGGTGCGGATGCAAAGGCAATCGTGACGCTCGCGGTGGTTTTTCCGACGTATCCCGAGGTGTACGTTCGATGGACCGCAATCCCGCTCGAACCATCCGCAGTTGGCGTGTTCTCGCTCACGATCCTCACGAATACAGCACTCATTTCGGCTGCCATTCCACTCGTGCTCGCTGGCCGGAACGCTATCAACGGTCGGTGTCAACCGACGATGTTCGTCGGATGGCCGGTCTCCGTCGACAGAGTGGCGAACGTGCATGGACAACTCCTCCAGAAAGATGGAACACAGGACAGTGACAGCGACGGACTCGATATCGATGCAGTTCGAATGTATCTGCGCTGGCGAGGATCGACGCTGGAGGCAGTGCGTCAGTCACCGGCCACACACCGTGATCCAACGAGTATTCCGACGACACCGAACGATCCCGGCGACGGCTCAGTAGCTGAGTACGACGAGCGACTGATCAGTAGTCAGCTGTATAGCGAGACTCGGCGAGCCGATCGACAGCGAATCGACGACCGGGAGATCGATGCGGCTGCGTCCGACGCGTGGGGGGTGGCTGCCTTTTTTGCGGATATCGACGGCGATGCGTACGGATCCACACCTGCGCAGTTGCGCGCTGGGTTGGAGCTGCTCAGTTCCAGCGAGACCGAGTCGGTGTGGGTCTCTCCCGGTATTCCGTTTCTCGTCGTGGTGTTTTTCGGGCTACTAACCGCACTCACCTACGGCGATCTTCTCGCCTCACTGTTGCAGCTGATCGGGATCGTGTGA